The following nucleotide sequence is from Salvia splendens isolate huo1 chromosome 2, SspV2, whole genome shotgun sequence.
CTATCATATTCATAACTAATTCATCACAATCCTTCTTCACCAGCACCATCTTCCCACCACTATCATTTCTCTGTGCTAAAACCGCCCTACTATCCCCTACGTTCATCAGTTAAACATCGTCTCCCTTCATCACCATTGCCAGGACACACGATCCCATCAAAGCCAACTCCAGATTCTCCACCAACATCAGTTAAATATGTTGTTGATTTGGCGCACATGTGTTACAAAATGATGATGTGATTGAGCTATTTGCTAGGTGTAttgaaaaaacaataaaatttaataacagTCTCGTCCCTTGTATAATTTTCGTATACCATCAAAattatactaaaaatttaagaaaaatattaaaattcatttttatgactaaattttaaaattacagaATAAGAAGACTTTAACCAAAATTTGTGGTTTTTCTAGCTATTTATCCTTCTTTAATTTATGGGCTCATATCCCTAATTCAAAAATGTCATGATACCTTATTACTCAAGTACGAAGAACCGTCACTAGTCCTATCGGTAGATACCTTTAATCTAATAACtaaaaaaacaagaaacaagAATGTGATTAGTTGTTTTTGCAACCAAGTATTCGAAATATCATTTAATCTTATTCGATGTTCCTCGAATTTTACATTTACAAAATTTGACAAACAAATTGAATCTCATTACGTTATGAGAATCTGATGGCTTAATTTATATACAAGGCCAATTTTGAGGACATTATTGAATAAGATGAAAGTGTGAGGACACAATTCCAAAGAGAAAGCGAGTTCagattccgtcgccttggcggcccccacactccgtCGCCTAgcccactggctgccagaagcccatctcccaaggagagcaactacacgacagcagtgggattcgaactcaggctcattgcagcaagatctgcctctccgttgccaactgcgctacacCCCTGCGGGCGATTATTTTCACTTCATTTATTGCATATTGCGGTGCCCCCAAATCTGTTACTCTAGTTTAGGAAGATCATTTGGTAACTTtaaaaatttgttttattccCTAATAACTTCATAgctaaatacaaatttaaacaGATGGAATAcgattttatttaataaatcatgGTTCATTTAATTCGAGGCCCACACATTACTGATCATCTCATGCAAAAGGGGAATATGTTATGTTTTGTATGAGAGGACGGCGATATTCACAATTTATGCTCTTccactaattaattatatacacTGAGTTGAACATACTTACCCCctcgtccacgaaaaataggacataTCGTGAATGACACGTGTTTTAATTGGtaaataagagagaaggaaaaaaagtaagagagaattagTACTATTGAAATGTGAggttcatattattagtaagagagaagagaaaaaagtaaaagagaattgTTGAAAACTTGTCTTTTTTAAATGtactctattttttgtggacaacaaaaaatgacaaatatgctctatttttcgtggacgaaaggagtattatttaaaatgtaacttaaaagagaaaaaaaaatttcaagttATGGTCCTCATTATTCAGTCTTGTATTTTTCAGGATATAGTATATTGATTGTTGCACACATGTAGTATTTagtacaaaaatagaaaatataaactacttatagtataaaataataatataaattatatttaatattattatgaattattattatttaagaacaaaattatttatttcttattaaattgaaacataaaaaatgGCATTAATTAAGAAGTGGTGGTGGTAAACCGGCCTCAGCTGACGCAATTTAATGAAGGCGGCCTTTAATGCTTGACTTGAGAAGAGCTTCGAAGATATGAAAGTCAAAATCCCAATAACAATTCTGTGTGTTTCAGCTGGTTGACTTTTTAAAATGTCAATTTAAAATCCTCAAAAACAAATCGTTACAGCTTCATTTGTCCAAATTGATGTTTGCCACATCGCTAAAGTTCCCATGTTGATTTATTCTAAAACTGAGCTCCAACGTTCCGTGAGAGTGCCCGAATATAGGGTTGTACACcttctattttttataaattgagTTACATGCTGATTTTGGCATGAAATTGTGGTAGCTTGCTCGACAATTAGCAATTTATAGCCTACTAAAACATTAATCCTATTATTTGAATAATTTGGGGTTTTTTTCCATGAATTTGCATTATACAGTATATTACATATGTTTTCATACTTCATAGTTCAAAAGGTTTAGGTCgtacaaataaaaattaaaagagcATGCGGCGCGGTATGATTTTATAAATCCCATATCGAGTTTAAGCTGCAGATAAATTTGCAATTCAATTTTcatgtaatactccctccgtcccacaagaatatgcactatttcctttgtTTGTAAtacgtcccacaaaaatatgcactttccaattttggaaagtcattttctctctaataagttgggagtgagactcattctccactaacaatactttaattactttttctctctacatctctcttactttaccaattttatattaaactcgtgtcgtccccaagggcatattctttggggatggagggaatatATTATACTAAAATGTATTGATTCCGATGTCAACTTTCTCAGCAAAATTTACCTTATATAGGCAAATAGTATGGCCATTTGCGTTGGGAAAGTGAGGGTGGGCTTTTCGTTTTGGAGCTCTAAAGAGAATTGCACAATTTAATCCAATGtcaattaaaacttaaaagtatACTCTACAGAAACATTTTCTTTTCGTTATTCGTAAATACTAGTAATAGAAAGCAAATCAAGCTAACATATGCCCGTTTAGCTCAGTTGGTAGAGCGCAAGGCTCTTAACCTTGTGCTCGTGGGTCGATGTgccatttaatttttattaatttattataatatattgattcccattatattttttaaattgaaacttGATATTGAGAATCATCAAATTTGATACTCCACTATGCTCATTCTGAATACTAGTAGTAGGAGCAAAACGTACCACAAATTATTGTACTAGTATTTGGCATATATAAAAGTGTAAACTAAGATACTAACAAATGACACATAAACACAGATCATAACCATATCTCCATGCACAGAAGTTTTAACTGAAATTTACAGTgtaataggagtattaattgGCAAAATATTATAGTTTAATATTAATCAGCATAATTTACACTTGTTGGTGGCGAATTATACCCAATTGTTAAAATTTTACTAGCAGTCATTTTCACAATATAATAGAAAAATAAcatgaaaaaatatatttaaggaTCCGTTTgattatagagtaaataaaaagataatatttcaataaaataaaatattaaaaattaaacaataaaaagaatatatttttcataaaatatgtcgttttaaacataattaaaaagatAACACTTGTACATAGATTAGACATACTCCGTATAATAGATTAAAATGTCAGgatttaatattcaaatattaaCGATAATGAACAGAATCAGATTTTATGATTGATAAAAAAAGCCCAtagatataaataaataaataaataaatacggAGTAGAATACAAAACTAACTGAACAGTGAAGCCCACAATCGAACAGACGCGATTATAATTATGAATCTGGACCAGACAATATGCGAAATCAAGAAGACGATCGGTGACAGAAAGACGGAAACTTTCTCTTAAGGACATCGCTGCTCTCGATTTGACTGCGCCAGTTGGTTAGTCTgtttaattttcaattattattgtctattttttttatttcttgctTAGTTCGACAATGCTGACAGTTGCCCTAAAATTCTATTGAGAGCTTGGTATTACTGAATTTTACTTCTGATTGGTTCTTGGTTGTGATCATCGAGACCTTAGAATTTTCGAAATAACTTGTGGGAGATGTTTGGGtgttcaatttcatcttctgttGTGTATATGAATGGTTGGGATGCCACGGCATGAGATTCTTGCAGGAATGGGCTAAAAATACAATTTTGATGGGACAATTCTGCCTTAtctttgtgatttgtaattttaaacGGGGATTCTGCGTTGTTTTAGTGTTAGTTGTTTAAAGTTGTTTTTCTCTATAAAAGCATGCTTACAGCTGAAAGCCTGAAACTTGTTTTCCTTACTGTATTAATGTTATGGACTCTAACCTTAGAAATCTAAGCATTTGTTGAAACTGAAAAAACTCTCTTGTCTGAATTCGACATAAACTCCGGTCATATAGTATCAGATGCCACAATATTGTTCTTGCAGTTTCAGTGCACCTGCTATCTCAATGGTAATTATTTTGCTTGTGTAATCACGAGGTCCGTTGCAATGCATCTATATGTTATTCATTTCATCCACTTCCTCCGTCTTCGTGTAAACTTGAGTTGAGTTGTTCATGGCATATGTTTCAGCACTAAACGGTCAGCTAACCTTGCCCTCGTTCTTCTGTCTTGTATCAGTGTTGAGCATCCGTTGACTCGAATGGAAGATCAGAAGCACGTGCCAGATGCTTTGCTTAGTAAGCCCAGGAAAAAGAAGGCTTCATTACAGCACCCTGAAATGTTTCAATCGCCTGGGGAGAGTATGAGCATGAAGAGATCCAATGAGATACAGACTTTCTCCCGCCAAAAGGGGCCTAAACCCCCCAAAAGAGGTGTCGCCAGAGAAGTCTCACCTTCGCTGCAACCAGAGAGATTGGTCCCGGATTCGGTACCAGACTCCTCGACCTCAGGTAACGAGTACAGAGCTCTTAGGCGGAAGTATTTGCTCTTGGAGGAGGAGAGTTTTGGATTAGGAAGAGAGTTGAAGGATGTTGAGGATGATGTGAAGACCCTCGAAGAGGAGAAGCTATCTCTGTTGGATGAGCTTGTTGTCTTGGAAGGCCTTATTAATCCTTCAGAGATTCAACCTCAGGCACAAAGATTGCAATAACTATGTAATAAAGTTAAGTTTTATTAAATGTTTAGCATTTTAGCGTTCATCTGTCTGAAAATGGACAGAATCTACGATTGGGTTTGCTTGTTTGAAAGAGGTTCAAATCTATGCTTCCTtgtaatttcatgaaatttcGACCGCATGTATATTGGCTACAGTATAGTTGCTCAACTTGAATCTTATCATATACATGCAAGCGCTGATTGGATGTCACTGTTCTCGACATTGAATTTGGTTATCACTTCATAGTCTTCATACAATATTCCGTTGTCCCTGAATAAGTGAAAACTTTCACACATTTGGAATCCTAATTTCCCAAGACCTCTAAAATTTcacatgaaagaaattgtgCATATGCACTAGTacattatttttacaaaaatcatACTCCCACTGCCGTTCCACGATAAAagtcatatttttccatttccggcTATCCCATAATAAAAGTCAtagtatttcacttttatcataaatggtaagtaggtcccgCATTACGCAAGTTTattctcacattttattacaaaattaatatatataagtgggatctatattccactaacttaattcaactcatttttcctTGTATTTCTTATTAAATCAAATATGACTTCCATTTCCATTGACTAGTAATTTAGAAGATTTGTTATAATTACCAATCAGTTAAAACTGAAGAAGTATGCGGCCCAATGTAATGGTAATGGTAATGGTTGGCCCAAGTTTGGGTTAATTAGAGCATCTCCTATGGCGCCCCtccggtaggacgtccggtcggacaccgggaagggcgacgggacgtccgccgttgggaggtcggaggtcggatacggacgtcccgtgaggacgtcgggtgtcctcggacgtcccgggGACGGGCGGGTGGACGGGCGCCACTGTGGCGAaggtcggacgtcccggtcggacgtccgatatttgatttttttttttttttaaattctatatatacggctcgttgaacttcatttcatttgcaccacttgtgttaacaagtttctctcttcttttactacaaatttcatttctacaaattaaattattgtgatttttttaattgcgggatgtcctagtgggaagggcgatgagaagggcggatatgcaggggatgtcctagtgatgtggcagtggggtgggatgtcctagtgacgtggcaggaggtgtttttgggatgtcctagtggatgtccgagtccGCCCACtagagatgctcttagtagtaAAACCCAAAATAGGAAGAAGACAAGAAGCAATTGGTATGGAGAAGAAGCAGCACATCATCATATCCGTTGTTGCTCACCAATTTTATCATTCCGACTTGTATAACTATAATCCccaattcatgattttttccCGTTTCCGAAGCTAGGAGATATGGCGGTTCGCCTCGTGAACGGGTATCGCTGCTGCACAGTGTCACCATCGCCCACCGCTCTCAGATGTTTCCTGCACCACCATAATAATTTTCAGTTGCACTCCTCTACTTGCTTTTCAATTTCCCGGCGACTTCGTTGTCGCCGCATATCATTTGGCTATGAGTCGGTGCGGAGGTACCCGGCGCAGAGTCTGGTGGATATGGTGATGGAGGAGCTCCACTCAATCCGGAAGCGCGGTGTAGCACGCGCATCAAACAAGTAAGGAGATGTATACTGCAATTTTGTGCTTTTCCTCTTTCCGCCAAACCTGAAATCTTGTTTAGCTTATTGCTTGCAATTGCATTGGTTATATCGTCAAATTGAACCACCCTTATGGAGTATCTTTTTTAAAATCATTTAGTTGGAAGTTTGAGTGAATGTCAGCTATCTAGTTTGGAATACCGAGATGAACTTTATGGCCCACATTGCCAAATCGAAGCCTTATATGTTTCTTAAAATCAGAATTTTACCGACTGAAATCAATGTGAACACATTGCTAAATACTATAGTATTGAAGATAGACTTATTCAACCATCAGAAGCGCTAGGTTTTTTGCTCGCACTGCGTTAAAGTGTGATTACAGATTAATAGATAGTCTGTCTCACATTCATCCATAAGCTTATGACTAGAGTATGACCAGAGTTTCCAATTTTAGGATCGCAACACCGTGGTCATATAGTAAATTATGTTTGCGGATTTTTTTAATCTTCTAAAGTTACAATGAACTTATAAAGAAATAAGCTTGATTTACTAAATGTGCCTGAGGCTCTGATGTAGGTACCTGGCTTAGTAACATTCCGATTGAAGCAAGTCTTGAGTAACTGTTGCTTAGAATATCATTCCTATATTATGTTTGCATCACCATATCAACATTTAGCAATCATGGTCACATATGACAGTGTTCTTCAGATTAGGATTGGAAACTAGTGATCAGCTTCTTGAAAATAAGCCTGGAAAGAAGACTCTGCAGAAAGGATTGTTGCTAGAGTTCAAGAAGGACTCGGAGAGGGTCTTACTAGCAGTTGTGCTGAAACCGGATGGCAAAAAGAACTGGATGGTTTCTGATCAGGTTTTCACGAAACAGTTAATACCGCGTGTGGAATAGGCTGCTAGGTTTATAATGTTTGATTATGATTTCTTATGAAGGACCTTGTCTCTCAAGCATCCAATTTCTCTTGTTCTGCAGAATGGTGCGATGGCATCTATTAAGCCGCAGCAAATTACTTTCATTGTCCCTGGTATCAAGGACTTTGATCACATGGAGATACCAGACTTTATTCAGAAAGCACAAGATAATCTGGTGTGCTATATTTAGAGTTTCTGAGTTTAATGGTAGTTCAGTTTAAACTTATTAGTTTTTCATTGATGATAGAAAATATTGTGGTTTTCTTTCAGGACCCAGCACTGCTTGAATTCGCGTGGATTGAACTTGTTGAAAAGAATAAATCAATAACCGTGGAAGAGCTTGCAGAGGTATACCTTTTGCAGGATCACTTTTGCATTCAAAAGTACTGTATTGACAAAAGTCCATTCTACCAGATGATGTTTGGTAGTGCAGAACCTCTGGAGAGCTATTCTGCTTATTTGTTGCTTTCGAAGGATGATGTATACTTCACAACACTGGAAACTAAAGGTTCATATTCCGTTTACGGGCCAAGACCTGCTGTTCAGGTGTTTTTACAGCTTCTTCTTGTGGACATCTAGCACTTATTAATAGAATCTGTATACGTAGTAGAGCTGTGCGTTTATATAATTATACTTATAACTTATTACTTTGGCTTCTTAGGATGATGGTTTTCTATGTCAATGTGCTGCATCAGGACTCATTGTCATTTTTTTGTGCAAATAATCTGAATTGGGTAAAGAGCTTCATTTTTTAGGTGGAAGAACTTATGCGCAGGAAGCATGCCAAAGAGGCTGCAGAGAGGGAACTTGAAGAGTTTGTCAATTTACTGAGATCTGCCAGGGATACACCGCTTCATGCGAAGCCCCCGAAGTCCATGTGGAGCTCTGACgagaaaaatcaaataaaaattgagattCTTCAAGCATATGCAATTGATGATTGTAGGAATGAAGATGAAAAGAAGACTGCTGGGATGGTAAATTGTTTCATCTTCTCATCCTTCTGTTTTTTATGCCATCATGCTTGATGATTTAGACCGAGAGAATGAAAGCAAATGGACAATTTCCCTGAGGGATGATTCCATACTATATGCCTTGAATAACCTTACTGATAGTTCAGTAAAAACGAATAGTGCATCATAATGCTGTGATGGAAACACCACATGATTCAACTTTCAGAAGTGTTAACAGAAGGATTCCTGAATTCTTGCTTTACTTCTAGCAGATTTTGAAGGCCATAGGACTTCCTAAAACAGCATCAGCAGCAATGAATCTCCTCATCGATATTGGTTATTTCCCAGTACACGTAAATCTTGATATACTGAAGCTCAAAATTCATACTGATTATGCAGAAGAGATTCTTATGGTCGCCGAAAGGCTTTTGCTCGAGTCACCTGACCAAGATGAGGTTTGCTTgctttattataattttaagttTCTTTAGTCAAAACACACATTAGATGTACAGTTTGTAAATGCAACACATAAACTGCGTCATGGTGCTTGTTTTCTCTATGCTCTCTTTTTAACTATTTCAGTTTCCGCCTTCTGGTTTGTGTTGCCTTATGCATGGATCTATGAGGCTACTCACATATTTTGCCTGCAATCCAAGTTTTACTAATGTTTTTAGTTTCGTCTCGGTTTCAAAACCTGTGAACTCATACGGGGAACTTCATATTTTATAGCCTTCTATCATGTATTATAATTCAGTAGTCTCTTTCAATAGACAATGTGCTTTGCTGGATTATGCAACAATGCATTCTTGGCCCTCTTCAATCTTAGCCAAAAGATAAATCAGATGGAGTCGGTGAAACGGATGGCATCTGGGAACATATCTTTCATCTCTTCTAACATATCTGAATTAAACACATGAAACAGATTTGCAATGCTGTCTTATATAATAATATCCGGGACATATTCTGCCTTTTGTATTGTCAGGTTGAGAGGAAAGATCTCACTCACTTAAAGGTTTATGCCATTGATGTTGATGAAGCTGATGAGGTACACTTTGTAAACCGTAGTGGGCTTAGTTCATGATTACCAAGGCATGCAATTCTATTGTATGCTTGAGAAGTTAGTCGAAAACTGCTAATAAGGAAGCATGTGCAGCTCGATGATGCACTAAGTGCAACTAGGCTTCAGGACGGCCGAATAAAGATCTGGATTCATGTAGCAGATCCTACAAGATTGGTCCAGCCTGGAAGCATCATAGACAAGTATATCTGATATGcatttgcatttaattttttttgttcccATAATTGATTTTCTGAGGCTtttgtagtataatttttaatcTTTAGAGAGGCAATGAAGAGGAGCACTTCTGTTTTTTTACCATCTGCTACTTACCCGATGTTCCCTGAGAAGTTAGCCATGGAAGGCATGAGTTTGAAGCAAGGGAAGCACTGCAAAGCTGTTACAGTTTCAGTTGTGCTACATGGTGGTGGTGGGTAAGTGGGTGAACTATAGATCCTTTGCATCTATAGCTATGCAAAAGTCTAGAACAAACTTTGCATTTAGATTTCATTTGGTGAGATTATGTTACTACTTTTTATATAATGGACCTCAGAATATGATGTTAttgttttaattgttttttacaGCATTGCAGAATACTCGGTTGAAAATTCAATCATCAAACCAACATATATGTTAACTTATGAGAGTGCAACAGAACTCCTTCATTTGAACCTGGAAGAGGAGGCTGAACTCAGACTTCTTTCAGAGGCTGCTACACTGCGATTTCAATGGCGTCGAAGGCAGGTCAGCATTCCTATTCCCATGAGATTATATTCATCCTTTCTTGGTTAAGTTTATGGTTTCTCCTTTGCATATTGTGTCATCTCTGAACTATTTGTCAATAACATTCTGCATTTTTGCAACGTGGATTCTATTTTATGAATCTGGATGTAATCAACTCGTTCCAATTTTCTTACTTGGGAAATTATAGTGTTTAAACGTTATACTGTCAAATTGTTGATCAAGCCAGTTTGCATAAAGTTGTTTAGCCTTATAGGAGGCAAATCCCGCTTTCTTGTTGATTGAAAGTTATATATGAAATCTAGTACTCCTATACcattcataaaaaattaatatctgTCTATGAATTGATTTTTGACTACTATAGTGCATGTTTAACAAGTCTCAACCTGCATTAAACACTATCCATCATAAACTTAATTATGTCACTTTTAAAGCAACACTCATCCACTGTATTTATTGATTGATGGCTAGAGATAACTCTGGTGCAAATCTATGTCAGGAAACCCTTTTGTCCCTTTTTgtcccaaatgtgtttgatgcCTCTCATTTTATGAAAAAATCTTACTGCAAACCATGCTCTTCCGTGGCTTGAAAATACTTTGTTTTTCatatgtataaattataatgCTTCCTTTACCTCATTATGTGAATTATGTGAAGTACCTTCTGTAGGGTGCAATAGACGCATCTACATTAGAAGCCAGAATCAAGGTGACCAACCCAGATGATCCAGAGCCCTCGATCAAGCTGTATGTGGAGAATCAAGCAGATCCTGCTATGCGCCTTGTATCTGAGATGATGATACTTTGTGGCGAAGTTATGGCCACTTTTG
It contains:
- the LOC121768272 gene encoding uncharacterized protein LOC121768272, with translation MEDQKHVPDALLSKPRKKKASLQHPEMFQSPGESMSMKRSNEIQTFSRQKGPKPPKRGVAREVSPSLQPERLVPDSVPDSSTSGNEYRALRRKYLLLEEESFGLGRELKDVEDDVKTLEEEKLSLLDELVVLEGLINPSEIQPQAQRLQ
- the LOC121792285 gene encoding ribonuclease II, chloroplastic/mitochondrial-like isoform X1, encoding MAVRLVNGYRCCTVSPSPTALRCFLHHHNNFQLHSSTCFSISRRLRCRRISFGYESVRRYPAQSLVDMVMEELHSIRKRGVARASNKLGLETSDQLLENKPGKKTLQKGLLLEFKKDSERVLLAVVLKPDGKKNWMVSDQNGAMASIKPQQITFIVPGIKDFDHMEIPDFIQKAQDNLDPALLEFAWIELVEKNKSITVEELAEMMFGSAEPLESYSAYLLLSKDDVYFTTLETKGSYSVYGPRPAVQVEELMRRKHAKEAAERELEEFVNLLRSARDTPLHAKPPKSMWSSDEKNQIKIEILQAYAIDDCRNEDEKKTAGMQILKAIGLPKTASAAMNLLIDIGYFPVHVNLDILKLKIHTDYAEEILMVAERLLLESPDQDEVERKDLTHLKVYAIDVDEADELDDALSATRLQDGRIKIWIHVADPTRLVQPGSIIDKEAMKRSTSVFLPSATYPMFPEKLAMEGMSLKQGKHCKAVTVSVVLHGGGGIAEYSVENSIIKPTYMLTYESATELLHLNLEEEAELRLLSEAATLRFQWRRRQGAIDASTLEARIKVTNPDDPEPSIKLYVENQADPAMRLVSEMMILCGEVMATFGSVNKIALPYRGQPQSNIDISDFAHLPEGPVRSSTIVKTMRAAEFDFRKPTRHGVLGLPGYVQFTSPIRRYMDLLAHYQVKAFLRGDSPPFSAGQLEGMASMVNMNIRLVRRLSSSSLRYWMIEYLRRQPKEKKFSALVLRFIKDRVAAILLMEVGIQGSAWVSLGVQVGDEVKVLVEEAHPRDDVLIFKEAQGI
- the LOC121792285 gene encoding ribonuclease II, chloroplastic/mitochondrial-like isoform X2 — its product is MAVRLVNGYRCCTVSPSPTALRCFLHHHNNFQLHSSTCFSISRRLRCRRISFGYESVRRYPAQSLVDMVMEELHSIRKRGVARASNKLGLETSDQLLENKPGKKTLQKGLLLEFKKDSERVLLAVVLKPDGKKNWMVSDQNGAMASIKPQQITFIVPGIKDFDHMEIPDFIQKAQDNLDPALLEFAWIELVEKNKSITVEELAEMMFGSAEPLESYSAYLLLSKDDVYFTTLETKGSYSVYGPRPAVQVEELMRRKHAKEAAERELEEFVNLLRSARDTPLHAKPPKSMWSSDEKNQIKIEILQAYAIDDCRNEDEKKTAGMILKAIGLPKTASAAMNLLIDIGYFPVHVNLDILKLKIHTDYAEEILMVAERLLLESPDQDEVERKDLTHLKVYAIDVDEADELDDALSATRLQDGRIKIWIHVADPTRLVQPGSIIDKEAMKRSTSVFLPSATYPMFPEKLAMEGMSLKQGKHCKAVTVSVVLHGGGGIAEYSVENSIIKPTYMLTYESATELLHLNLEEEAELRLLSEAATLRFQWRRRQGAIDASTLEARIKVTNPDDPEPSIKLYVENQADPAMRLVSEMMILCGEVMATFGSVNKIALPYRGQPQSNIDISDFAHLPEGPVRSSTIVKTMRAAEFDFRKPTRHGVLGLPGYVQFTSPIRRYMDLLAHYQVKAFLRGDSPPFSAGQLEGMASMVNMNIRLVRRLSSSSLRYWMIEYLRRQPKEKKFSALVLRFIKDRVAAILLMEVGIQGSAWVSLGVQVGDEVKVLVEEAHPRDDVLIFKEAQGI
- the LOC121792285 gene encoding ribonuclease II, chloroplastic/mitochondrial-like isoform X3; this encodes MFFRLGLETSDQLLENKPGKKTLQKGLLLEFKKDSERVLLAVVLKPDGKKNWMVSDQNGAMASIKPQQITFIVPGIKDFDHMEIPDFIQKAQDNLDPALLEFAWIELVEKNKSITVEELAEMMFGSAEPLESYSAYLLLSKDDVYFTTLETKGSYSVYGPRPAVQVEELMRRKHAKEAAERELEEFVNLLRSARDTPLHAKPPKSMWSSDEKNQIKIEILQAYAIDDCRNEDEKKTAGMQILKAIGLPKTASAAMNLLIDIGYFPVHVNLDILKLKIHTDYAEEILMVAERLLLESPDQDEVERKDLTHLKVYAIDVDEADELDDALSATRLQDGRIKIWIHVADPTRLVQPGSIIDKEAMKRSTSVFLPSATYPMFPEKLAMEGMSLKQGKHCKAVTVSVVLHGGGGIAEYSVENSIIKPTYMLTYESATELLHLNLEEEAELRLLSEAATLRFQWRRRQGAIDASTLEARIKVTNPDDPEPSIKLYVENQADPAMRLVSEMMILCGEVMATFGSVNKIALPYRGQPQSNIDISDFAHLPEGPVRSSTIVKTMRAAEFDFRKPTRHGVLGLPGYVQFTSPIRRYMDLLAHYQVKAFLRGDSPPFSAGQLEGMASMVNMNIRLVRRLSSSSLRYWMIEYLRRQPKEKKFSALVLRFIKDRVAAILLMEVGIQGSAWVSLGVQVGDEVKVLVEEAHPRDDVLIFKEAQGI
- the LOC121792285 gene encoding ribonuclease II, chloroplastic/mitochondrial-like isoform X4, whose product is MASIKPQQITFIVPGIKDFDHMEIPDFIQKAQDNLDPALLEFAWIELVEKNKSITVEELAEMMFGSAEPLESYSAYLLLSKDDVYFTTLETKGSYSVYGPRPAVQVEELMRRKHAKEAAERELEEFVNLLRSARDTPLHAKPPKSMWSSDEKNQIKIEILQAYAIDDCRNEDEKKTAGMQILKAIGLPKTASAAMNLLIDIGYFPVHVNLDILKLKIHTDYAEEILMVAERLLLESPDQDEVERKDLTHLKVYAIDVDEADELDDALSATRLQDGRIKIWIHVADPTRLVQPGSIIDKEAMKRSTSVFLPSATYPMFPEKLAMEGMSLKQGKHCKAVTVSVVLHGGGGIAEYSVENSIIKPTYMLTYESATELLHLNLEEEAELRLLSEAATLRFQWRRRQGAIDASTLEARIKVTNPDDPEPSIKLYVENQADPAMRLVSEMMILCGEVMATFGSVNKIALPYRGQPQSNIDISDFAHLPEGPVRSSTIVKTMRAAEFDFRKPTRHGVLGLPGYVQFTSPIRRYMDLLAHYQVKAFLRGDSPPFSAGQLEGMASMVNMNIRLVRRLSSSSLRYWMIEYLRRQPKEKKFSALVLRFIKDRVAAILLMEVGIQGSAWVSLGVQVGDEVKVLVEEAHPRDDVLIFKEAQGI